The Gemmatimonadaceae bacterium genome has a window encoding:
- a CDS encoding gamma-glutamyl-gamma-aminobutyrate hydrolase family protein, whose product MAPLLPVVAVSATSEVVRDRPQVRLNQRYVDALQRAGVIPVVVPPLSAAAIEALIERVDGLVLTGGEDVDPSLYGQAPHPRAESPNPARDRSELGLIHAAHARRLPTLAICRGAQILNVAFGGTLIQDIPSQVPGALSHACGPERAARVHAVALESGTTLQRMLGGERITVNSLHHQAADRPGHGLRASARSSDGIIEALEWGSDDWWMVGVQWHPEELDQSPETWDRTLFGGFAAAVSSSTASGPRRAPGA is encoded by the coding sequence ATGGCCCCGCTGCTTCCCGTCGTCGCTGTCTCCGCCACCAGCGAGGTCGTCCGCGACCGCCCGCAAGTCCGCTTGAACCAGCGGTACGTCGACGCGCTCCAGCGCGCCGGCGTGATCCCCGTCGTCGTTCCCCCGTTGAGCGCCGCGGCGATCGAAGCGCTCATCGAGCGGGTGGACGGGCTCGTGCTGACCGGCGGCGAAGACGTGGACCCGAGTCTCTACGGACAGGCGCCCCACCCCCGGGCCGAATCGCCCAATCCCGCGCGCGACCGCTCCGAACTGGGCCTCATCCACGCCGCGCATGCGCGCCGTCTTCCCACGCTCGCCATCTGCCGCGGCGCCCAGATCCTCAACGTCGCGTTTGGCGGCACGCTCATCCAGGACATTCCGTCCCAGGTCCCCGGCGCGCTGTCGCACGCCTGCGGACCCGAACGCGCCGCCCGCGTCCACGCCGTGGCGCTGGAATCCGGAACCACCTTGCAGCGCATGCTGGGCGGCGAGCGCATCACCGTGAACTCCCTGCACCACCAGGCCGCAGATCGACCGGGCCACGGCCTACGCGCCAGCGCCCGCTCCAGCGACGGTATCATCGAGGCGTTGGAATGGGGCAGCGACGATTGGTGGATGGTCGGCGTGCAATGGCATCCGGAAGAGTTGGATCAGTCGCCCGAAACCTGGGACCGTACCCTGTTCGGCGGCTTCGCGGCCGCCGTCAGCTCGTCCACCGCCAGCGGG
- a CDS encoding ABC transporter ATP-binding protein produces the protein MTAPAESAAAALLEVRDLTKYFPRRGRTFGRAPDPVRAVDGVSFHVMPGETLGLVGESGCGKTTTGRTILRLIEPTSGSVRFDGRDVLALRGGDLRRLRRRMQIVFQDPFSSLNPRMTVGAIVREGLTIHRVAEGAEADRRVRQLLEEVGLRAEYATRYPHEFSGGQRQRVGIARALSVEPSFIVCDEPVSALDVSVQAQVINLLSDLQRDRGLAYLFIAHDLAVVEHIADRVAVMYLGHIVESAAAQDLYREPLMPYTQALLSAVPVPDPAASRERIILQGDVPSPAHPPTGCVFHPRCQHPAKDAACARLVPPLEEKAPGHFVACIKQTPTAVSWEQQQEAGGTRPPERFLPLAALHTTPPRTAAP, from the coding sequence GTGACGGCGCCCGCGGAATCCGCCGCCGCGGCGTTGCTCGAGGTCCGCGACCTCACGAAGTACTTCCCGCGTCGCGGCCGCACGTTCGGCCGGGCCCCCGATCCTGTTCGCGCCGTGGACGGCGTTTCGTTCCACGTCATGCCCGGTGAGACGCTGGGCCTGGTGGGCGAGTCGGGGTGCGGCAAGACCACCACGGGTCGTACCATTCTCCGCCTCATCGAGCCCACCAGCGGCAGCGTGCGCTTCGATGGCCGGGACGTACTCGCGCTGCGCGGTGGCGATTTACGCCGGCTGCGGCGGCGCATGCAGATCGTGTTTCAGGATCCGTTCTCGTCGCTCAATCCGCGCATGACCGTGGGCGCCATCGTGCGTGAGGGCCTCACGATCCACCGCGTGGCCGAAGGCGCCGAGGCCGACCGCCGGGTGCGGCAGCTGCTCGAGGAGGTGGGGCTCCGTGCGGAGTACGCGACCCGCTATCCCCATGAGTTCTCCGGTGGCCAGCGACAGCGCGTCGGCATCGCGCGCGCGCTCTCGGTGGAGCCGTCGTTCATCGTGTGCGACGAACCGGTGTCGGCGCTCGACGTGTCGGTGCAGGCGCAGGTGATCAACCTGCTCAGCGATCTGCAGCGCGACCGGGGGCTCGCCTACCTGTTCATCGCGCACGATCTGGCGGTCGTGGAACACATCGCCGACCGCGTGGCCGTGATGTACCTGGGGCACATCGTGGAGTCCGCGGCGGCGCAGGATCTGTACCGGGAGCCGCTCATGCCGTATACCCAGGCGCTCCTGTCGGCGGTGCCCGTGCCGGACCCCGCGGCGTCGCGCGAGCGGATCATTCTCCAGGGCGACGTCCCGTCGCCCGCGCACCCGCCGACCGGCTGCGTGTTCCACCCGCGCTGCCAGCACCCGGCAAAGGACGCCGCCTGCGCTCGCCTCGTGCCGCCCCTCGAGGAGAAAGCGCCCGGCCACTTCGTGGCGTGTATCAAGCAGACGCCCACGGCCGTGTCGTGGGAGCAGCAGCAGGAGGCGGGTGGCACTCGCCCGCCGGAACGGTTTCTTCCCCTCGCGGCGCTCCACACCACGCCGCCCCGAACCGCCGCACCGTAA
- a CDS encoding ABC transporter ATP-binding protein, giving the protein MAEPLLAIENLRTYFYTTAGVARAVDGLSLTVAPGETVGVVGESGCGKSVTALSILRLVAPPGRIETGSRIVFEGRDLLGLDERGMRAIRGNRIAMVFQEPMTALNPVFTVGDQVAEVARIHAGASRAAAWKRAVEMLDRVGIPAPDERAREYPHQLSGGMRQRVMIAMALVMQPALLIADEPTTALDVTIQAQILELLTELQNQFGMSVLLITHDLGVVAETASRVVVMYGGEAVEEAPVVDLFAHAHHPYTRGLLAAMPRLGTSRGRLQTIPGTVPAPTDWPAGCRFRDRCASAWERCEREHPDLSAVGERQFSRCHLAAEPARRAAGSTPAAREVPA; this is encoded by the coding sequence ATGGCTGAGCCACTGCTCGCCATCGAAAATCTTCGCACCTACTTCTACACGACGGCCGGTGTGGCACGCGCCGTCGATGGCCTGTCGCTCACCGTCGCGCCGGGCGAGACCGTGGGCGTCGTGGGCGAGTCGGGCTGCGGAAAGTCGGTCACCGCGCTCTCCATCCTGCGGCTGGTCGCACCACCCGGCCGCATCGAAACCGGCAGCCGCATCGTGTTCGAGGGCCGCGACCTGCTGGGGCTCGACGAGCGCGGCATGCGGGCCATTCGCGGCAACCGCATCGCGATGGTGTTCCAGGAGCCGATGACGGCGCTCAATCCCGTGTTCACGGTGGGTGACCAAGTGGCCGAAGTGGCGCGCATCCACGCCGGCGCGTCGCGCGCCGCCGCATGGAAACGCGCCGTCGAGATGCTCGACCGCGTGGGAATCCCGGCCCCCGACGAGCGAGCGCGCGAGTATCCGCATCAACTCTCGGGAGGCATGCGGCAGCGCGTCATGATCGCCATGGCGCTCGTCATGCAGCCGGCGCTCCTCATCGCCGACGAGCCCACGACCGCGCTCGACGTCACCATCCAGGCCCAGATCCTCGAGTTGCTCACGGAATTGCAGAACCAGTTCGGCATGTCGGTGCTGCTCATCACGCACGATCTCGGCGTGGTGGCCGAGACCGCCTCGCGGGTGGTGGTGATGTACGGCGGCGAAGCTGTGGAGGAGGCACCGGTCGTAGACCTGTTCGCGCACGCGCACCACCCATATACCCGCGGGCTGCTCGCCGCCATGCCCCGCTTGGGCACGTCGCGCGGGCGGCTGCAGACCATTCCCGGCACCGTACCGGCGCCCACCGACTGGCCCGCCGGCTGCCGATTCCGCGACCGCTGCGCGTCGGCGTGGGAGCGGTGCGAGCGCGAGCATCCCGATCTCTCCGCGGTGGGCGAGCGGCAATTCTCCCGCTGCCACCTCGCCGCCGAGCCGGCGCGCCGCGCAGCGGGTTCCACACCCGCGGCGCGCGAGGTGCCGGCGTGA
- a CDS encoding ABC transporter permease, which produces MSAERGLGFARSWRRLPPGARVAAGVIALFVLGAVFAPWLTRYRPWEQLGIVTLQSLPPSWAHPFGTDRYSRDVLTRILYGARVSLAIATLAVFVSSTVGTLYGAVAGYAGGAVDAVMMRIIDAFLSIPRVLLLIAVLALWSPLPLAALVLLIGLTGWFDVARLVRGQAMALRQREFVVAARSLGARPAAIVWRHIIPNVLSPVVVAGALAVGNVIILEAGLSFLGIGVHEPIASWGTMFQDAAEQFVSTWWAVIFPGVAIVATVLAFNTLGDALRDVLDPRQLPGRPALDPQERAHG; this is translated from the coding sequence GTGTCGGCTGAACGAGGCCTCGGGTTCGCGCGGTCGTGGCGCCGCCTGCCACCAGGCGCCCGTGTCGCCGCGGGGGTCATCGCGCTGTTCGTGCTCGGGGCCGTGTTCGCCCCCTGGCTCACCCGCTACCGCCCCTGGGAACAGCTCGGCATCGTGACCCTCCAGAGCCTGCCGCCGTCATGGGCGCACCCCTTCGGCACCGACCGCTACAGCCGCGACGTGCTCACCCGGATCCTCTACGGGGCCCGCGTGTCGCTGGCCATCGCCACGCTCGCCGTGTTCGTCTCGTCCACGGTCGGCACCCTCTATGGCGCCGTGGCCGGATACGCCGGCGGCGCGGTGGACGCGGTGATGATGCGCATCATCGACGCCTTCCTCTCCATTCCCCGTGTGCTGCTGCTCATCGCCGTGCTCGCGCTCTGGTCGCCGCTGCCGCTCGCGGCGCTGGTGCTGCTCATCGGCCTCACCGGATGGTTCGACGTCGCGCGCCTCGTGCGCGGCCAGGCGATGGCGCTCCGCCAGCGGGAATTCGTGGTCGCCGCGCGTTCGCTCGGCGCCCGCCCGGCGGCCATCGTCTGGCGCCACATCATTCCCAACGTACTCTCCCCCGTGGTCGTCGCCGGCGCGCTCGCCGTGGGCAACGTGATCATCCTCGAGGCGGGGCTCTCCTTTCTCGGCATCGGCGTGCACGAGCCGATAGCCAGTTGGGGCACGATGTTCCAGGACGCCGCCGAGCAGTTCGTGTCCACGTGGTGGGCGGTGATCTTTCCCGGTGTGGCGATCGTGGCCACCGTGCTGGCGTTCAACACACTGGGCGACGCCTTGCGAGACGTGCTCGATCCGCGTCAGCTTCCCGGACGTCCCGCCCTCGACCCGCAGGAGCGTGCTCATGGCTGA
- a CDS encoding ABC transporter permease, with protein MGRRIAARFGQAIVVLWVVTTLAFVLIHAAPGDPFGFDAPNVTPAVRAQWRAQFGYDRPLPAQYGLWLRNLARGDFGYSTSLHEPVRAAIADALPRTLLLMGVAVVASFALGIALALFQVRHRGTRRGRWAGHVALFFYSLPDFWLALVLLLAFAFWWPVLPPGHPVNMVMHDYMAPLPALLDRLRHLVLPAATLTLLTTAGVARFQRNELLDVLPLDFVRTARAKGLDDRTVLRRHVLRNALIPTITLVGLALPAMLGGSVFVEKVFSWQGMGWLTVNAIGMRDYPLVLAGVMVGTVMVVAGSLVADLAYLVADPRLRVG; from the coding sequence GTGGGGCGTCGCATCGCGGCCCGGTTCGGGCAGGCCATCGTCGTCCTGTGGGTCGTGACGACTCTGGCCTTCGTGCTGATCCACGCCGCGCCCGGCGACCCGTTCGGATTCGACGCGCCCAACGTCACGCCCGCCGTCCGCGCCCAGTGGCGCGCCCAGTTCGGGTACGACCGTCCCCTGCCGGCCCAGTACGGGCTCTGGCTGCGCAACCTCGCGCGCGGGGACTTCGGGTATTCGACGTCGCTCCACGAGCCGGTGCGAGCCGCGATCGCCGACGCGCTCCCCCGCACCCTCCTCCTCATGGGCGTGGCCGTGGTCGCATCGTTCGCGCTCGGCATCGCGCTGGCCCTGTTCCAGGTCCGCCACCGCGGGACACGCCGTGGCCGCTGGGCCGGCCACGTGGCACTGTTCTTCTACTCGTTGCCGGACTTCTGGCTCGCCCTCGTCCTGTTACTCGCGTTTGCGTTCTGGTGGCCGGTCCTGCCGCCTGGCCATCCCGTGAACATGGTGATGCACGACTATATGGCGCCGCTCCCGGCGCTGCTCGACCGGCTGCGCCATCTCGTGCTGCCCGCCGCCACCCTCACCCTGCTCACCACGGCCGGGGTGGCGCGGTTCCAACGGAACGAGTTGCTCGACGTGCTCCCGCTCGACTTCGTGCGCACGGCGCGCGCCAAGGGACTCGACGACCGCACCGTCCTGCGCCGCCACGTGCTCCGCAACGCCCTCATTCCCACGATCACACTCGTCGGCCTCGCCCTGCCCGCCATGTTGGGCGGTTCGGTGTTCGTGGAAAAGGTGTTCTCGTGGCAGGGCATGGGATGGCTCACCGTGAACGCCATCGGCATGCGCGACTACCCGCTCGTGCTGGCGGGCGTGATGGTGGGCACGGTGATGGTGGTCGCCGGCAGTCTGGTCGCCGATCTCGCCTACCTCGTTGCCGATCCGAGGCTCCGTGTCGGCTGA
- a CDS encoding peptide ABC transporter substrate-binding protein, whose translation MRFSRLVACPLAILLAASCGRGELPASPAAAGPDGGTLVIASPGDADNLLPPLAVTIVSREVTDLVFDHLAEIGDDMNTFGDAGFTPRLARSWTWAPDSLSIVFHLDPRARWHDGQPVRANDVRFSVALYKNPKLASPIAAALANVDSATVLDSLDAVVWFHAREPESFFDIAYQLWVMPEHVYGAVPPEKLATSELARHPVGSGRFRFVSWQPGSRIEIEADTANYRGRAKLDRVIWAISPDNDASFAQVIGGQADLFESATPGQLKAISGHSNVRAFPWPTLQYGFLGLNFRDPKHHAQPNPVLHDVRVRRALSMALDRHAMLQNVFGGFGAIGYGPFPAGLATADTTLRIPHHDPGFAAALLDSAGWTAGPDGMRRRDGVPLAIRLIVPTSSAFRMRYAVLIQEALRKVGIRVDLDAEPFPAFFAKQTAGDFDAALITYSTDPNAGGAAQSWAASSMIPAGGNYLSYADPRFDALLDSATASFDPAAAKRYAVRAYQVIADDVPAVWLYDLTSLGILNARFHVTALRTDGWWAHLADWTIPTADRIDRDRIGLGAAKP comes from the coding sequence ATGCGATTTTCGCGCCTCGTCGCCTGCCCCCTCGCCATCCTGCTGGCCGCTTCCTGCGGTCGAGGCGAGCTGCCGGCGTCGCCCGCCGCCGCCGGCCCCGATGGTGGGACGCTGGTCATTGCCTCGCCCGGTGACGCCGACAACCTGCTGCCGCCGCTCGCCGTGACCATCGTGAGCCGCGAGGTCACCGACCTCGTGTTCGATCACCTCGCCGAGATCGGCGACGACATGAATACCTTCGGCGACGCGGGCTTCACGCCTCGTTTGGCCCGCAGCTGGACGTGGGCGCCGGATTCCCTCTCCATCGTCTTCCACCTCGACCCCCGCGCGCGCTGGCACGACGGCCAGCCGGTGCGGGCCAACGACGTCCGTTTCTCGGTGGCGCTCTACAAGAATCCCAAGCTTGCATCGCCCATCGCAGCGGCACTCGCCAATGTGGATTCGGCCACCGTGCTCGACTCGCTCGACGCCGTCGTGTGGTTCCACGCTCGCGAGCCGGAATCGTTCTTCGACATCGCGTATCAACTGTGGGTCATGCCCGAGCACGTGTACGGCGCGGTGCCGCCCGAGAAGCTGGCCACGTCGGAGTTGGCCCGTCATCCCGTGGGTTCGGGGCGGTTCCGCTTCGTGAGCTGGCAGCCCGGCTCGCGGATCGAGATCGAAGCCGACACGGCCAACTACCGCGGCCGCGCCAAGCTCGATCGCGTCATCTGGGCGATCTCGCCCGACAACGACGCCTCCTTTGCCCAGGTCATCGGCGGTCAGGCCGATCTGTTCGAGAGCGCCACACCCGGACAGCTCAAGGCCATTAGCGGACACTCCAATGTCCGGGCGTTCCCCTGGCCCACGCTGCAGTACGGCTTTCTGGGGCTGAACTTCCGCGACCCCAAGCACCACGCACAGCCCAATCCGGTACTCCACGACGTGCGCGTACGGCGGGCGTTGTCGATGGCCCTCGACCGGCATGCGATGCTGCAGAACGTGTTCGGCGGCTTCGGCGCGATCGGCTACGGCCCCTTCCCGGCCGGTCTGGCCACGGCCGACACCACGCTCCGCATTCCGCACCACGACCCCGGGTTCGCTGCGGCCCTGCTCGATTCGGCGGGGTGGACGGCCGGCCCCGACGGCATGCGGCGGCGCGACGGGGTTCCGCTGGCCATCCGGCTCATCGTCCCCACGTCGAGCGCGTTCCGGATGCGCTATGCCGTGCTCATCCAGGAAGCGCTTCGCAAGGTGGGGATCAGGGTGGACCTCGACGCGGAACCGTTCCCGGCATTCTTCGCCAAACAGACGGCCGGAGATTTCGACGCCGCGTTGATCACCTACAGCACCGACCCCAATGCGGGCGGCGCCGCGCAGAGTTGGGCGGCGTCATCGATGATTCCGGCGGGCGGCAACTACCTGTCGTATGCCGATCCCAGGTTCGACGCCCTGCTCGACAGCGCCACCGCGTCGTTCGATCCGGCAGCGGCCAAACGCTACGCGGTGCGCGCCTATCAGGTGATCGCCGACGACGTGCCCGCCGTGTGGTTGTACGACCTCACCTCGCTCGGCATCCTCAACGCCCGGTTTCACGTCACCGCCCTCCGTACCGACGGGTGGTGGGCGCATCTCGCCGACTGGACGATCCCGACGGCCGACCGCATCGATCGCGACCGGATCGGGCTCGGCGCGGCCAAGCCCTAG
- the gcvP gene encoding aminomethyl-transferring glycine dehydrogenase: protein MTPTTRLAPPAAADSFIPRHIGPNAAAIDEMLAVVGYDSLDAFIDAVIPQNIRLRKPLAIHGEWSEHEALASMRRMADKNQIFRSYLGMGYADTLIPPVIQRNILENPGWYTAYTPYQAEVAQGRLEALLNYQTMVMDLTGMEIANASLLDEGTAAAEAMTMANGIRGADGKHRFFVSQECHPQTIDVVKTRAGARGIEVVVGDFRTFAFDGTVFGGLIQYPTTDGAVYDYREFCDRAHAAQAMVTVATDLLSLVLLTPPGEWGADIVVGNSQRFGVPMGYGGPHAAFFATRDEFKRQIPGRIIGVSRDADGKPALRMALQTREQHIRREKATSNVCTAQVLLAVIAGMYAVWHGPTGLTNIARRVHRYAAMLAAGLEQLGYGIAHAEFFDTIRVETGSRSAQALLDRASAKRINLRKLGETSVGIALDETVTEADVTDLLAIFAGDKAAPGVAALAAAVDDRYDERFARTSAFLTHPVFSAHHSETEMLRYMRKLESRDLSLTHSMIPLGSCTMKLNATAEMIPITWPEFGKLHPFVPREQAAGYTEMFARLQAALCEITGFAGMSLQPNAGSQGEYTGLMVIRRYQAARGEAHRTVCLIPHSAHGTNPASAVMAGMQVVVVDTDDNGNIDVADLEAKAREHAPNLAALMVTYPSTHGVFETAITDICRIVHEHGGQVYLDGANMNAMVGLARPGDIGADVCHLNLHKTFAIPHGGGGPGMGPIGVAKHLVPHLPGHVVVDTGSTGGAVSSAPWGSASVLPISMMYIDMLGGEGLAMATKIAILNANYVAKRLEPYYPVLYKGANGCVAHECIVDPRALKTSSGVEAEDIAKRLMDYGFHAPTLSFPVAGTLMIEPTESEPKGELDRFCDALISIREEIREIENGVADRADNVLKHAPHPAHRVVADVWPHAYSREQAAYPAAWVREHKFWPAVARVESAYGDRNLVCACPPMEEYALEATTKG from the coding sequence ATGACTCCGACTACCAGACTGGCGCCCCCTGCGGCTGCCGACAGCTTCATACCGCGTCACATTGGACCGAACGCCGCCGCCATCGACGAGATGCTCGCCGTCGTGGGCTACGATTCGCTGGACGCATTCATCGATGCGGTGATCCCACAGAACATCCGGCTGCGAAAGCCGTTGGCCATCCACGGCGAGTGGAGCGAGCATGAGGCGCTGGCCTCCATGCGGCGGATGGCGGACAAGAACCAGATCTTCCGGTCCTACCTCGGCATGGGCTACGCCGACACGCTCATTCCGCCGGTGATCCAGCGCAACATCCTGGAGAATCCGGGCTGGTACACGGCGTACACGCCGTACCAGGCCGAAGTGGCGCAGGGGCGTCTGGAGGCGCTGCTCAACTACCAGACGATGGTGATGGACCTGACGGGGATGGAGATCGCCAACGCGTCGCTACTCGACGAGGGCACGGCGGCGGCCGAAGCGATGACGATGGCGAACGGGATCCGGGGCGCCGACGGCAAGCACCGGTTCTTCGTGTCGCAGGAGTGTCATCCGCAGACGATCGACGTCGTGAAGACGCGGGCGGGGGCGCGCGGCATCGAGGTCGTGGTGGGCGACTTCCGCACGTTCGCGTTCGACGGAACGGTGTTCGGCGGGTTGATCCAGTATCCGACCACCGACGGGGCGGTTTACGACTACCGCGAGTTCTGCGACCGCGCGCACGCGGCGCAGGCAATGGTGACGGTAGCCACCGACCTCCTGAGCCTGGTGCTGCTCACGCCTCCGGGAGAATGGGGGGCGGACATCGTGGTGGGGAATTCGCAGCGGTTCGGCGTGCCGATGGGGTACGGCGGGCCGCACGCGGCGTTCTTCGCCACGCGCGACGAGTTCAAGCGACAGATCCCGGGCCGCATCATCGGCGTCTCGCGCGACGCCGACGGCAAGCCCGCGCTGCGCATGGCGCTGCAGACGCGCGAGCAGCACATCCGTCGCGAGAAGGCGACGAGCAACGTGTGCACGGCGCAGGTGCTGCTGGCGGTGATCGCCGGCATGTACGCGGTGTGGCACGGCCCCACGGGGCTCACGAACATCGCGCGGCGCGTGCATCGCTACGCGGCGATGCTGGCTGCGGGGTTGGAGCAGCTCGGGTACGGCATCGCGCACGCCGAGTTCTTCGACACGATCCGCGTGGAGACGGGGTCGCGGAGCGCGCAGGCGTTGCTCGACCGGGCGTCGGCCAAGCGAATCAACTTGCGGAAGCTCGGCGAGACGTCCGTCGGCATCGCGCTCGACGAGACGGTGACCGAAGCCGACGTCACTGACCTGCTGGCGATCTTCGCCGGAGACAAGGCGGCTCCCGGCGTGGCGGCGCTCGCCGCGGCGGTGGACGACCGGTACGACGAGCGGTTCGCGCGCACGAGCGCGTTCCTCACCCACCCGGTGTTCAGCGCGCACCACAGCGAGACCGAGATGCTGCGCTACATGCGCAAGCTCGAGTCGCGCGACCTGTCGCTCACGCACTCGATGATCCCGCTCGGCTCGTGCACCATGAAGCTCAACGCCACGGCCGAGATGATCCCGATCACGTGGCCGGAATTCGGCAAGCTACACCCGTTCGTGCCGCGCGAGCAGGCGGCGGGCTACACGGAGATGTTCGCGCGGCTCCAGGCGGCGCTGTGCGAGATCACCGGCTTTGCGGGGATGTCGCTGCAGCCCAATGCGGGCTCGCAGGGCGAGTATACGGGGCTGATGGTCATCCGCCGCTACCAGGCGGCCCGCGGCGAGGCGCACCGCACCGTCTGCCTGATTCCGCACTCGGCGCACGGCACCAATCCGGCCAGCGCCGTGATGGCGGGCATGCAGGTCGTGGTCGTGGACACCGACGACAACGGCAACATCGACGTCGCCGATCTCGAGGCGAAGGCTCGCGAGCACGCGCCGAATCTCGCCGCGCTCATGGTGACGTATCCGTCCACGCACGGCGTGTTCGAGACGGCGATCACCGACATCTGCCGCATCGTGCATGAACACGGCGGCCAGGTGTATCTCGACGGCGCCAACATGAACGCGATGGTCGGGCTGGCCCGGCCGGGCGACATCGGCGCTGACGTCTGCCACCTGAACCTGCACAAGACGTTCGCCATCCCGCACGGCGGCGGCGGGCCGGGGATGGGGCCGATCGGCGTGGCCAAGCACCTCGTACCGCACCTGCCCGGCCACGTGGTGGTCGACACCGGGAGCACCGGCGGCGCCGTCTCGTCGGCCCCGTGGGGCAGCGCGAGCGTCCTCCCGATCTCGATGATGTACATCGACATGCTGGGCGGCGAGGGGCTGGCGATGGCCACCAAGATCGCGATTCTAAATGCGAACTACGTGGCCAAGCGACTCGAGCCGTACTATCCGGTACTCTACAAGGGCGCCAACGGGTGCGTGGCGCACGAATGCATCGTGGATCCGCGCGCGCTCAAGACGTCGAGCGGGGTCGAGGCCGAAGACATCGCGAAACGGCTCATGGACTACGGGTTCCATGCGCCGACGCTGTCGTTCCCGGTGGCCGGCACGCTGATGATCGAGCCCACGGAGAGCGAGCCCAAGGGCGAACTCGACCGGTTCTGCGACGCGCTCATCTCGATCCGTGAGGAGATCCGCGAGATCGAGAACGGCGTGGCCGACCGCGCCGACAACGTGCTCAAGCACGCGCCGCATCCGGCGCACCGCGTGGTGGCCGACGTGTGGCCGCACGCGTATTCACGCGAGCAGGCGGCCTATCCCGCGGCCTGGGTGCGCGAGCACAAGTTCTGGCCGGCGGTGGCGCGGGTGGAGAGCGCATATGGGGACCGGAATCTGGTGTGCGCCTGTCCGCCGATGGAGGAGTACGCCCTGGAGGCGACCACGAAGGGATAA
- the gcvH gene encoding glycine cleavage system protein GcvH has product MSEIPQDLLYTEDHEYVKRGSDPTVVVVGITDYAQGELGDVVYVELPKVGAKFGKHDVFGTIEAVKAVSELFSPVAGVVLEVNGRLDGEPALVNTAPYTDGWMVKLKIAGSAETSGLLNAAAYTAQLGE; this is encoded by the coding sequence GTGTCCGAAATTCCGCAGGACCTGCTCTATACAGAAGACCATGAATACGTGAAGCGCGGCAGCGACCCGACGGTCGTCGTGGTCGGCATCACGGATTACGCCCAGGGTGAGCTGGGCGACGTCGTGTACGTCGAGTTACCCAAGGTTGGCGCCAAGTTCGGCAAGCACGACGTGTTCGGGACGATCGAGGCCGTGAAGGCGGTTTCCGAGTTGTTCAGCCCCGTAGCCGGCGTGGTGCTGGAGGTCAACGGCCGGCTGGACGGCGAGCCAGCGCTGGTCAACACGGCACCGTATACCGACGGCTGGATGGTGAAGCTCAAGATCGCCGGCTCCGCCGAAACGAGCGGGTTGCTCAACGCCGCTGCATACACGGCGCAGCTGGGCGAATAG
- the coaE gene encoding dephospho-CoA kinase (Dephospho-CoA kinase (CoaE) performs the final step in coenzyme A biosynthesis.), with the protein MLLVGLTGNIASGKSTVARLLAERGATIIDADDLARRAVEPGSPALKAIVTRWGPQILLPDGALDRGALRHIVFNDPDALVALNRIVHPEVERLRAAAVAEARDRGDRIVVCDIPLLFEKKMVDEFNMVLLVDAPRSLRLERVVTERGLSATEGMAMIAAQMPSELKRARADLVIHNAGSREQLLQQVNAVWESLQGAADAHEAAGVP; encoded by the coding sequence ATGCTACTCGTAGGACTCACGGGCAACATCGCCAGCGGCAAGTCAACCGTGGCCAGACTGCTGGCAGAGCGCGGCGCGACGATCATCGACGCCGACGACCTAGCCCGGCGCGCCGTGGAGCCGGGCAGCCCCGCCCTCAAGGCGATCGTCACGCGGTGGGGCCCGCAGATCCTGCTCCCCGATGGCGCGCTCGACCGGGGCGCGTTGCGCCACATCGTGTTCAATGATCCCGATGCGCTCGTCGCTCTCAATCGGATCGTGCACCCCGAAGTGGAGCGTCTACGCGCGGCCGCCGTCGCCGAGGCACGCGACCGGGGCGATCGGATTGTGGTGTGCGACATTCCGCTGCTGTTCGAAAAGAAGATGGTCGACGAGTTCAATATGGTGTTGCTGGTCGATGCCCCACGCTCTCTGCGGTTGGAACGCGTGGTGACCGAGCGGGGCCTGAGCGCCACCGAAGGCATGGCGATGATCGCCGCGCAGATGCCGTCGGAGCTCAAGCGGGCCCGCGCCGACCTCGTGATCCACAACGCCGGCAGCCGTGAACAACTACTGCAACAGGTGAACGCGGTGTGGGAGTCGCTGCAGGGCGCGGCCGACGCGCACGAGGCTGCCGGCGTTCCTTGA